The proteins below come from a single Accipiter gentilis chromosome W, bAccGen1.1, whole genome shotgun sequence genomic window:
- the LOC126035345 gene encoding uncharacterized protein LOC126035345: protein MGTAVPPAPATSTAATQTSATDTAVIQNPASDTATEPADQPAPVSVAPVHRKKYTKKSVRLAKDEGEPGSSREPEEEAEPEVITRSLSLSELRDMRKDFGCCIGEHIITWLPRCWDNGANSLELKGRETKQLGSLAREGGIGKAIGRGTQAISLWRRLLSSVKERYPFKEDVICQSSKGTTMERGIQYLRELAVLETIHHDPENPQLPKDPDEVQCTRPMWRKFVWSAPSSYANALAIMTWKDKESPIVDEVSHQLRHYEENLSSSLQACISAMENLSEDVQQIKEGMSYCTLVRTNVSAIRSERSSAQEREYRRYTP from the coding sequence atgggcactgcggtccctccagccccagcgacgagcactgctgctacccaaacctcggcgacagacactgcggttatccaaaacccagcgagcgatactgcaactgaaccagcggaccaacccgcaccagtatcagttgcccccgtacatagaaagaaatatacaaaaaaatcagttcgcttagcgaaggatgaaggtgaaccagggtcatcacgggaaccggaggaagaggcagaaccagaggtaataacccggtccctatccttgagtgagctgcgggatatgcgaaaagattttggctgctgtataggtgagcatattatcacctggctcccccgatgctgggacaatggggctaatagcttggaattaaaAGGTAGGGAaaccaagcagctgggatcgcttgccagggaaggtggcattggcaaggcaattggaagagggacacaagccatcagcctctggaggcgactcctgtcaagtgtgaaggaaaggtacccctttaaggaagatgttatatgtcaatcaagcaaggggaccaccatggaaagaggtatccaatatctgagggaattagctgtgctagagacaattcatcatgacccagaaaacccacaattacccaaagatccagacgaagtccaatgcacacgacccatgtggcggaagtttgtatggagcgcaccatcatcctatgccaacgcattggcaataatgacctggaaagacaaagagtcACCGATAGTGGATGAAGTGTCTCATCAACTCCGTCactacgaagaaaatctctcctcctccctacaagcctgcatttcagctatGGAGAATCTGTCcgaggatgtccaacaaatcaaagagggtATGTCCTACTGCACACTTGtcaggaccaatgtctcagctattaggagtgagcgttcctctgcccaagagagagaatatagaaggtacacaccgtga